A genomic region of Arachis hypogaea cultivar Tifrunner chromosome 5, arahy.Tifrunner.gnm2.J5K5, whole genome shotgun sequence contains the following coding sequences:
- the LOC112803169 gene encoding uncharacterized protein, producing MSRRSITWRPPPGDWLKTNVDGVYSRSTAEGATAVVIRDNSGKLLTGESMRIRAYSSLAAEAEAMRRALILTTNLNMEQILIESDNLPLVQAVKSKTYIGEVESILRDIFLLAESLSNCGFTWVPREGNKVANGVAKCSLTGRLEENWRRKPPREITEQLRSEALNQNGCILEFKGKKI from the coding sequence ATGAGCAGAAGGAGCATTACCTGGAGACCTCCACCGGGGGACTGGCTGAAGACTAACGTAGACGGTGTGTATAGTAGATCGACGGCAGAGGGAGCAACTGCAGTTGTGATTCGAGACAATTCCGGAAAATTGTTAACAGGAGAATCAATGAGAATCAGAGCTTATTCTAGCCTggcagcagaagcagaagcaatgAGAAGGGCACTAATTCTAACCACAAATCTTAATATGGAGCAAATTTTAATAGAATCGGACAATTTACCTCTTGTGCAAGCAGTGAAATCAAAGACTTATATAGGAGAGGTAGAATCAATTCTTCGAGATATTTTTCTTCTGGCTGAGAGTCTGTCCAATTGTGGCTTTACATGGGTCCCTAGAGAGGGAAATAAAGTCGCTAATGGAGTGGCAAAATGTTCCCTGACAGGTCGATTGGAGGAAAACTGGAGACGGAAGCCCCCACGAGAAATAACAGAACAATTAAGGAGTGAAGCTTTGAACCAGAACGGATGCATTCTAGAATTCAAAGGCAAGAAAATCTGA